A region of Triplophysa dalaica isolate WHDGS20190420 chromosome 20, ASM1584641v1, whole genome shotgun sequence DNA encodes the following proteins:
- the cd34 gene encoding uncharacterized protein cd34, translating to MLYPVTHWFLSQAQETTKLSQSSPSARTHSTNTFACTDQRMAVFMTMNELWKRTALGLVFCLLIHSCHGQENNTTVKPSGSTSVSPRTELPDSPNNTSPSNKTNESTTTGLAPVGTNATTLNATSTTPTSSSHDITDAIVTTTQTTTFGVSSTNPTSVITAVKTESGQEAIFISAVNKSLTSEHPEDKKEKASGSSGVFWGVLVTGLLLAAGILGAFCFKRHRNTNGKGGMKLAEESYMADEENQGNTLVSVAPLNQPEPQEKPSLNGESPEGLITQTPPAATNGHSTTKTADTEL from the exons ATGCTTTATCCTGTGACCCATTGGTTTCTGTCTCAGGCTCAGGAAACCACTAAACTCTCTCAGTCCAGCCCCAGCGCCCGCACACACTCAACAAACACCTTCGCGTGCACGGACCAGAGAATGGCTGTCTTCATGACAATGAATGAACTTTGGAAAAGGACTGCATTGGGTTTGGTGTTCTGTCTTCTGATACACA GTTGTCATGGTCAGGAAAACAATACAACCGTAAAGCCATCAGGTAGTACTTCTGTCTCTCCCAGAACAGAACTCCCAGATTCACCAAATAATACTAGCCCAAGCAACAAAACTAATGAAAGCACCACCACAG GTTTAGCTCCGGTTGGTACGAACGCTACAACACTTAATGCGACCTCTACAACACCTACATCTTCATCACACGATATCACTGATGCTATTGTGACCACGACCCAGACTACCACATTTGGAGTCTCTTCAACCAATCCAACCTCAGTTATTACTGCAGTGAAAACCGAAAGCGGACAAGAGGCCATATTTATTTCAGCCGTAAATAAGTCCTTAACTTCTGAA CATCCTGAAGACAAAAAGGAGAAGGCTTCTGGGTCTTCTGGGGTTTTTTGGGGTGTTCTGGTGACAGGCTTGTTGCTTGCTGCCGGGATACTTGGCGCATTCTGCTTTAAACGCCATCGTAATACCAACGGCAAAGGAGGCATGAAACTG GCTGAGGAGTCCTACATGGCTGATGAGGAGAACCAGGGTAACACTCTCGTGTCTGTGGCCCCTCTGAACCAGCCCGAGCCCCAGGAGAAGCCCAGTCTGAATGGAGAATCCCCGGAGGGATTAATAACCCAGACTCCTCCCGCCGCCACCAACGGCCACTCCACCACCAAGACAGCAGACACCGAGCTGTGA